A region from the Salidesulfovibrio onnuriiensis genome encodes:
- a CDS encoding NifB/NifX family molybdenum-iron cluster-binding protein, translating to MRIAISANASGPDVPVEPRFGRAGGFAIYDTDSGEYGYHDNSGNAQLAQGAGIQAAQTLADQGVQVIITGSLGPKAWQALSAGGIRMVTVSGGSVREAVDRFLAGELTEANPGPANQGQPTQAPQQPAPAGGCRRTGGSGMGRGMGGGCGRGMGGGMGRGGGRGMGGGGRRG from the coding sequence ATGCGTATAGCAATCAGCGCCAACGCATCCGGACCCGATGTCCCCGTCGAACCCCGTTTCGGCAGGGCTGGCGGGTTTGCGATTTATGATACGGACAGCGGCGAGTACGGCTACCATGACAACAGCGGCAATGCCCAGCTCGCCCAGGGCGCGGGCATTCAGGCCGCCCAAACCCTTGCCGACCAGGGGGTGCAGGTGATCATCACCGGCAGCCTTGGCCCCAAGGCCTGGCAGGCCCTGAGCGCCGGAGGCATCCGCATGGTCACCGTGTCCGGCGGCAGCGTCCGGGAAGCCGTGGACCGGTTCCTGGCTGGTGAGTTGACCGAGGCCAATCCCGGTCCGGCCAATCAGGGCCAGCCGACGCAGGCTCCGCAACAGCCCGCTCCCGCAGGCGGCTGCCGCCGTACGGGCGGAAGCGGCATGGGCCGTGGTATGGGTGGCGGTTGCGGTCGCGGCATGGGCGGCGGAATGGGCCGAGGCGGAGGCCGTGGCATGGGAGGCGGCGGCCGACGGGGCTGA
- the dxs gene encoding 1-deoxy-D-xylulose-5-phosphate synthase produces MSNTDTTNLLSGITRPADVRKLEIGQLKALAHELRQVIIGQVSGSGGHLAPSLGVIELTLALFKAYDFEKDKIVWDVGHQAYAHKLLTGRADRFDSLRQLNGISGFPRMAESEYDHFGVGHSSTSISAALGMATARDLSGEDYDVVSVIGDGSMTAGLAFEGLNQAGGMGRKMVVVLNDNEMSISKNVGAMSAFLSRKLTAPLLQRLKSDVENWVASVPGIGSDLATYVKRSGDSLKTFFTPGMLFEAFQFTYVGPIDGHDTEELIKVFEQVRKIDKPVLVHVLTKKGKGYEPAENNPTFFHGVGRFEPETGLAKKFVGAPYPSYTEIFGNMLCRLADRDDKIVAITAAMPEGTGTSCFQERHPERFVDVGICEQHAVTYAAGLATQGFKPAVAIYSTFLQRSYDQIVHDVCLQNLDVKFFLDRGGLVGEDGATHHGAFDLSYLRHIPNLVFMAPKDEAELARMMVTAFETKGPVAVRYPRGTGVGADVDPEPEAIPLGRGELVREGGDAVIVTLGSRVYPSIEAAMELEEQGMSVAVFNARFIKPLPEAQLLELAEKYRRILLVEENSLAGGFGSAVLELFNERGLLGGLTIKRLGLPDEFIEHGTQKQLRSMLGIDKQGILRAARELVQPGA; encoded by the coding sequence ATGAGCAATACAGACACCACCAACCTTTTGTCCGGGATCACGCGTCCCGCCGATGTTCGCAAGCTGGAGATCGGCCAGCTCAAGGCCCTGGCCCACGAGCTTCGGCAGGTGATCATCGGGCAGGTTTCCGGCAGCGGGGGGCACCTTGCCCCGTCCCTGGGCGTTATCGAGCTGACTCTGGCCCTGTTCAAGGCCTATGACTTCGAGAAGGACAAGATCGTCTGGGACGTGGGCCACCAGGCCTACGCCCACAAGCTGCTCACCGGCCGGGCGGACCGTTTCGATTCCCTACGTCAGCTGAACGGCATCAGCGGGTTCCCGCGCATGGCCGAGAGCGAATACGACCATTTCGGGGTGGGGCATTCCTCCACCTCCATTTCCGCGGCCCTGGGCATGGCCACGGCACGCGATCTTTCCGGGGAAGATTATGATGTGGTGTCGGTCATCGGCGACGGATCCATGACGGCCGGGCTGGCCTTCGAGGGCCTGAATCAGGCGGGCGGCATGGGCCGCAAGATGGTAGTGGTGCTCAACGACAACGAGATGTCCATCTCCAAGAACGTGGGCGCCATGTCCGCGTTTCTGAGCCGCAAGCTGACCGCGCCACTGCTGCAGCGCCTCAAGTCCGACGTGGAGAACTGGGTCGCCAGCGTGCCGGGCATTGGCAGCGACCTGGCCACCTACGTGAAGCGTTCCGGCGATTCCCTCAAGACCTTCTTTACCCCGGGCATGCTCTTCGAGGCCTTCCAGTTCACCTATGTGGGCCCCATCGACGGGCACGACACCGAAGAGCTGATCAAGGTCTTCGAGCAGGTGCGCAAGATCGACAAGCCCGTGCTGGTGCACGTGCTGACCAAGAAGGGCAAGGGATACGAGCCTGCGGAGAACAACCCGACCTTTTTCCACGGGGTGGGCCGGTTCGAGCCCGAAACCGGGCTGGCCAAGAAGTTCGTGGGTGCGCCGTATCCCTCGTACACCGAAATTTTCGGCAACATGCTTTGCCGCCTGGCCGACAGGGACGACAAAATCGTGGCCATCACGGCCGCCATGCCCGAAGGCACGGGAACGAGCTGTTTCCAGGAGCGCCATCCCGAGCGATTCGTGGACGTGGGCATCTGTGAGCAGCATGCAGTGACCTATGCGGCCGGGCTCGCCACACAGGGCTTTAAGCCCGCCGTGGCCATCTATTCCACCTTCCTGCAGCGGTCCTATGACCAGATTGTCCACGACGTCTGTCTCCAGAACCTGGACGTGAAGTTCTTCCTGGACCGGGGCGGACTGGTGGGCGAAGACGGTGCCACCCACCACGGCGCGTTCGACCTGAGCTACCTGCGCCATATTCCCAACCTGGTGTTCATGGCCCCCAAGGACGAGGCCGAGCTGGCGCGCATGATGGTCACCGCCTTCGAGACCAAGGGGCCTGTTGCCGTACGCTACCCGCGCGGCACCGGCGTGGGCGCGGATGTGGACCCCGAGCCCGAGGCCATTCCCCTGGGGCGGGGCGAACTGGTGCGCGAGGGCGGCGACGCCGTGATCGTCACCCTGGGCTCGCGCGTCTATCCCTCCATCGAGGCGGCCATGGAGCTGGAGGAGCAGGGCATGAGCGTCGCGGTTTTCAATGCCCGGTTCATCAAGCCGTTGCCCGAGGCGCAGCTTCTGGAGCTGGCTGAAAAATACCGCAGGATTCTCCTTGTGGAGGAAAATTCCCTGGCCGGCGGCTTTGGTTCGGCCGTGCTGGAGCTGTTCAACGAGCGGGGACTGCTCGGGGGGCTGACCATCAAGCGGCTCGGGCTGCCCGACGAGTTCATCGAGCACGGCACCCAGAAGCAGCTTCGGTCCATGCTGGGCATTGACAAGCAGGGTATTCTGCGCGCCGCCCGGGAGTTGGTCCAGCCGGGCGCTTAA
- a CDS encoding polyprenyl synthetase family protein encodes MTVKEKLAKRAAVVEDFLGSCLRERNIPERLLQSMEYSLLAGGKRLRPVLALSWCAMLGGDFARALPFAASLECIHTYSLIHDDLPAMDDDDLRRGKPSNHKQFDEATAILAGDGLLTEAFVLMTEAGLGQGLPADRVLRAVNVLARAAGSGGMVGGQAIDMEFTGRFGQVSLDELRRMHAMKTGALITAACECGAILSGANENDIEKAREYGRAIGVAFQIVDDVLDVVGDEATLGKPVGSDEEQGKSTYPALMGLEKSKELAREYVDRAVTYLDDCQGDEQAFLSELARYIVDRVY; translated from the coding sequence ATGACGGTCAAGGAAAAGCTGGCCAAGCGCGCCGCCGTTGTCGAGGATTTTCTCGGTTCCTGCCTGCGCGAACGCAATATCCCGGAGCGGTTGCTCCAATCCATGGAATACAGCCTGCTGGCCGGGGGCAAACGTTTGCGCCCGGTGCTGGCGCTTTCCTGGTGCGCCATGCTCGGGGGCGACTTTGCCAGGGCCCTGCCCTTTGCCGCCAGCCTGGAATGTATCCATACCTATTCCCTGATCCACGACGACCTGCCGGCCATGGACGACGACGACCTGCGGCGGGGCAAGCCCTCCAACCACAAGCAGTTTGACGAGGCCACCGCCATTCTCGCGGGAGACGGTTTGCTCACCGAGGCCTTCGTGCTCATGACCGAGGCTGGCCTCGGGCAAGGGCTTCCGGCCGACCGCGTGCTGCGCGCCGTGAACGTGCTGGCGCGCGCCGCCGGTTCCGGGGGCATGGTGGGCGGTCAGGCCATCGACATGGAGTTCACCGGCCGCTTCGGCCAGGTTTCCCTGGACGAGCTGCGGCGGATGCACGCCATGAAGACCGGCGCGTTGATCACTGCGGCCTGCGAATGCGGGGCCATTCTTTCCGGCGCGAACGAGAACGATATCGAAAAGGCCCGCGAATACGGCCGGGCCATTGGCGTTGCCTTCCAGATCGTGGACGACGTGTTGGACGTGGTGGGCGACGAGGCCACCCTGGGCAAACCCGTGGGCAGCGACGAGGAACAGGGCAAGAGCACCTATCCCGCGCTCATGGGGCTGGAAAAGAGCAAGGAACTGGCCCGCGAATACGTGGACCGGGCCGTGACATACCTGGACGATTGCCAAGGCGACGAACAGGCGTTCCTGTCGGAATTGGCCCGCTACATCGTGGACCGGGTTTATTAA
- the xseB gene encoding exodeoxyribonuclease VII small subunit: MAEQTFEQRLERLREIVERLERGELPLEQGVALYKEGLELAKGCGRQLENARHEVKVVSEGLLREFEALDGFGAEGDE; encoded by the coding sequence ATGGCTGAACAGACATTCGAGCAGAGGCTGGAACGGCTTCGTGAAATAGTGGAGCGCCTGGAGCGCGGCGAGCTTCCCCTGGAACAGGGTGTTGCCCTGTACAAGGAAGGCCTGGAGCTGGCCAAGGGCTGCGGCAGGCAGCTGGAAAACGCCCGCCACGAGGTCAAGGTGGTCAGCGAGGGGCTGCTCAGGGAATTCGAGGCCCTGGACGGTTTCGGCGCGGAAGGGGACGAATAG
- a CDS encoding YciI family protein: MFLILLTYVKPLEAVDACLEGHVAFLEKYYGLGKFLCSGRKNPRTGGVILCRAASAEEVRTIIAEDPFHREGVAEYEVIEFEPTKYAPGFEAFLG; this comes from the coding sequence ATGTTTCTGATTTTGTTGACTTACGTGAAGCCGCTCGAGGCTGTGGACGCCTGCCTGGAAGGGCATGTGGCCTTTTTGGAGAAGTATTACGGCCTGGGCAAGTTCCTGTGCTCGGGGCGCAAGAATCCGCGCACCGGCGGCGTCATCCTCTGCCGGGCCGCGTCTGCCGAAGAGGTCCGGACCATCATTGCCGAGGATCCCTTCCACCGGGAAGGGGTGGCCGAATACGAGGTGATCGAGTTCGAACCAACCAAGTATGCGCCGGGTTTTGAGGCCTTTCTCGGCTGA
- a CDS encoding VC0807 family protein, which yields MAQKIPFDRIIAGSVVPVGIFYFCRKADMALEGAICASVWCVLVMAYYLARRKTWDAFSTVGGFYAVAELITVLLTSDPDWYLFSPIVFGASFGLFFLLSIAVRRPMLRYFAEQTVGIDAFPEHIRESRHYVACWDRVTCMWASVYLCKAGLLAALLVWTTLEVYLSARAVLGWPVMAGLLAFSFWYPRSYWEKQPELVRPPSA from the coding sequence ATGGCGCAGAAGATTCCCTTTGACCGCATCATCGCCGGATCCGTCGTGCCGGTGGGCATCTTCTATTTCTGCCGCAAGGCCGACATGGCGCTGGAGGGCGCGATCTGCGCCTCTGTCTGGTGCGTGCTCGTCATGGCCTATTACCTGGCGCGTCGGAAAACCTGGGACGCCTTTTCCACGGTGGGCGGATTCTATGCCGTGGCCGAACTGATCACGGTGCTGCTGACCAGCGACCCGGATTGGTATCTGTTTTCGCCCATCGTCTTTGGCGCTTCCTTCGGCCTGTTTTTCCTGCTCTCAATAGCCGTGCGTCGCCCCATGCTGCGCTATTTCGCGGAACAGACCGTGGGCATTGACGCCTTCCCTGAACATATTCGCGAAAGTCGTCATTATGTGGCCTGCTGGGACAGGGTGACCTGCATGTGGGCCTCGGTCTACCTGTGCAAGGCCGGTTTGCTGGCCGCGCTGCTTGTCTGGACCACCCTGGAGGTATATCTTTCGGCGCGAGCCGTCCTGGGCTGGCCGGTCATGGCCGGGCTTTTGGCCTTCAGCTTCTGGTATCCCCGAAGTTATTGGGAGAAGCAGCCCGAGCTGGTTCGGCCTCCATCAGCTTAA
- a CDS encoding M23 family metallopeptidase, with the protein MQRCLRSFVFVLLLSLCLAPAALAGEQPFSIHAPDAVGVGQPFLVKVVSPHELEDVDIFWDGKSVSPAACGQGDCRALALFGTSLYVKFGLYSLEVEASVNGERRRLRKLVRVEDHEYPTETLRVAPGMVKPPKKFHARIEREREKSKKAISTVSSERLWEAPFSLPVKGKMLSRFGLRRTFNGDTKRRHWGLDFRAWLGTPIRAIAPGKVILVGDNFYYAGNCVYIDHGNGVVSMSVHMSKVLVREGQMVERGQKIGLSGSTGRSTGAHLHLSVFAQGVAIDPEPLFKMQ; encoded by the coding sequence ATGCAACGCTGCCTTCGTTCGTTCGTTTTTGTCCTGTTGCTGAGCCTGTGCCTGGCCCCGGCGGCCCTTGCCGGGGAACAGCCGTTCTCCATCCATGCCCCCGATGCCGTGGGCGTGGGCCAGCCGTTTCTGGTCAAGGTTGTTTCGCCCCATGAGCTGGAGGACGTGGATATATTCTGGGACGGCAAGTCCGTGAGCCCGGCCGCATGCGGGCAGGGCGACTGCCGCGCCCTGGCCCTGTTCGGCACGAGCCTGTATGTCAAGTTCGGGCTTTATTCCCTGGAGGTGGAGGCCTCGGTGAACGGCGAGCGCCGCCGTTTGCGCAAGCTCGTCCGCGTCGAGGATCACGAGTATCCCACGGAGACGCTGCGGGTTGCGCCCGGAATGGTCAAGCCGCCCAAAAAGTTCCACGCCAGGATCGAGCGCGAGCGCGAAAAGTCCAAAAAGGCCATCTCCACGGTGTCCTCAGAACGCTTGTGGGAAGCGCCGTTCTCCCTGCCGGTCAAGGGCAAGATGCTCAGCCGCTTCGGACTGCGCCGCACCTTCAACGGCGACACCAAGCGCCGCCACTGGGGTCTGGATTTCCGCGCCTGGCTGGGAACGCCCATCCGGGCCATCGCGCCGGGCAAGGTCATTCTGGTGGGCGATAATTTCTACTACGCGGGCAATTGCGTTTACATCGACCACGGCAACGGCGTCGTTTCCATGTCCGTGCACATGTCCAAGGTGCTGGTCAGGGAAGGACAGATGGTGGAGCGCGGCCAGAAGATTGGCCTTTCCGGCTCCACGGGCCGTTCCACGGGGGCGCATCTGCACCTGAGCGTCTTTGCCCAGGGCGTGGCCATCGACCCCGAACCGCTGTTCAAAATGCAGTAG
- a CDS encoding M23 family metallopeptidase, translating to MILRRISLIFLFLICLMSASTAFAQFGLQEGDDITLSTDANATDAQPQLVFAAPDSVAVGEPFAVRITSTKPLNEVVIYWQGKEVMPAISVWNDKHVALALLGTDVLNAEPGKQELVVTASIDNVRKTYKKNVVVADKKFPRQDLTLPKKMVTPPKEVYDRIARESKVIAEARDTISPERMWKLPFQRPVDGDVTSVYGLRRYLNKQPKNPHRGMDFRAPKGTVIKSVADGKVVLVGEHYYAGNSVYIDHGNGVVSMYFHLSKVSVKEGETVERGQLVGLSGSTGRATGAHLHLSVAVLGKLVDPAPLFAKNVDQLLK from the coding sequence ATGATTTTACGGCGTATTTCGCTCATATTCCTGTTCCTGATCTGTCTCATGTCCGCTTCGACCGCCTTTGCCCAGTTCGGGCTGCAGGAAGGGGACGACATCACCCTTTCCACGGACGCCAACGCCACTGATGCCCAGCCCCAGCTCGTGTTCGCCGCCCCGGACAGCGTGGCGGTGGGCGAGCCCTTTGCCGTGCGCATCACCTCCACCAAGCCGCTCAACGAGGTGGTCATCTACTGGCAGGGCAAGGAGGTCATGCCCGCCATCAGCGTCTGGAACGACAAGCATGTGGCCCTGGCCCTGCTGGGCACGGACGTGCTCAATGCCGAGCCCGGCAAGCAGGAGCTGGTGGTCACGGCCAGCATCGACAACGTGCGCAAGACCTACAAGAAGAACGTGGTCGTCGCGGACAAGAAATTTCCCCGCCAGGACCTGACCCTGCCCAAGAAGATGGTCACCCCGCCCAAGGAGGTCTATGACCGCATCGCCCGGGAGAGCAAGGTCATTGCCGAGGCCCGCGACACCATCAGCCCGGAACGCATGTGGAAGCTGCCCTTCCAGCGCCCGGTGGACGGAGACGTGACCAGCGTCTACGGCCTGCGGCGCTACCTGAACAAGCAGCCCAAGAACCCACATCGGGGCATGGACTTCCGCGCGCCCAAGGGCACGGTCATCAAGTCCGTGGCCGACGGCAAGGTCGTGCTGGTGGGCGAGCATTACTATGCGGGCAACTCCGTGTACATCGATCACGGCAACGGCGTTGTCTCCATGTATTTCCACCTTTCCAAGGTTTCGGTGAAGGAAGGCGAGACGGTTGAGCGTGGCCAGTTGGTGGGCCTTTCCGGATCCACGGGCCGGGCCACGGGCGCGCACCTGCACCTGAGCGTCGCCGTGCTCGGAAAGCTGGTGGACCCCGCGCCGCTCTTTGCCAAGAACGTGGACCAGCTGCTCAAGTAG
- the xseA gene encoding exodeoxyribonuclease VII large subunit produces MSAILSVSELTRAVKDLLEAEFPFVWVRGQVTNLARPGSGHLYFSLTDGDAVLGVVWFKGSQQSAAPVSRGGEAINPLTGEVEESGGTSLSETLEDGMEVLCAGRLNVYEPRGQYQLIAELVQEQGVGDLRMAFEALKAKLAAKGYFDEDRKMALPRDPKRVAVITSPSGAAIRDFLRIADQRGTGAEIRIYPSLVQGDQAPEQIAAALDQVGEDGWAEVAVLIRGGGSLEDLWAFNTEPVADAIFRAQVPVVSGIGHEPDVSISDFVADRRVATPSHAAQELWPRRETLMQSVDQLEMGLNRAYAALLGEKAAAFGELRRALLWLSPVRKVERYEQNFRSLIHRLRRAGEAGVFGTSQRTQQLTGRLMRAHGEANLRHKAARLSALGQGLYNAAHRLVEGREREFGVLQAGLRGLDPEKPLERGYSLVRVEKTGKFLRSPDEVVQGDALDIRVKDGSIAATVTQSFKENS; encoded by the coding sequence ATGTCAGCCATTCTTTCCGTTTCCGAACTCACCCGCGCAGTGAAAGACCTGTTGGAGGCGGAATTCCCGTTTGTCTGGGTGCGCGGTCAGGTCACCAACCTGGCCCGGCCGGGCAGCGGGCACCTCTATTTTTCGCTCACGGACGGGGACGCCGTGCTCGGCGTGGTCTGGTTCAAGGGCTCGCAACAGTCTGCCGCGCCCGTAAGCCGGGGCGGCGAGGCCATCAACCCCCTGACCGGCGAGGTGGAGGAGAGCGGCGGAACCAGCCTTTCCGAAACGCTCGAGGACGGCATGGAAGTGCTCTGCGCCGGGCGGCTCAACGTCTATGAACCGCGCGGCCAGTATCAGCTCATTGCCGAACTGGTGCAGGAGCAGGGCGTGGGCGACCTGCGCATGGCCTTTGAGGCGCTCAAGGCGAAACTTGCCGCCAAGGGCTACTTTGACGAGGACCGCAAGATGGCCCTGCCGCGCGACCCCAAGCGCGTGGCCGTGATCACCTCCCCGAGCGGGGCCGCCATCCGCGATTTTTTGCGCATCGCAGACCAGCGAGGAACCGGCGCGGAAATACGAATTTACCCCTCGCTGGTGCAGGGCGATCAGGCCCCCGAACAGATTGCGGCCGCCCTGGACCAGGTCGGCGAGGACGGCTGGGCCGAGGTGGCCGTGCTCATTCGCGGCGGCGGATCCCTGGAGGATCTCTGGGCCTTCAATACCGAGCCTGTGGCCGACGCCATTTTTCGGGCCCAGGTGCCCGTGGTTTCGGGCATCGGGCACGAGCCCGACGTTTCCATTTCCGATTTTGTGGCCGACAGGCGCGTGGCGACCCCCAGCCATGCGGCCCAGGAACTCTGGCCCCGGCGCGAGACCCTCATGCAGTCCGTGGATCAGCTGGAGATGGGCCTGAACCGGGCTTATGCCGCCCTTCTCGGCGAAAAGGCCGCCGCCTTCGGCGAGCTGCGCCGGGCCCTGCTCTGGCTTTCTCCGGTGCGCAAGGTGGAGCGGTATGAGCAGAATTTTCGGTCGCTTATCCATCGCCTGCGCCGGGCCGGGGAAGCCGGGGTCTTTGGCACGTCCCAGCGCACACAGCAATTGACGGGCCGCCTCATGCGGGCTCATGGCGAGGCGAACCTGCGCCACAAGGCCGCGCGGCTTTCCGCACTGGGGCAGGGGCTCTACAACGCCGCCCACCGGCTGGTGGAGGGACGCGAGCGTGAATTCGGCGTGCTGCAAGCCGGGCTGCGGGGCCTGGACCCGGAAAAACCCCTGGAGCGCGGCTACAGTCTGGTGCGGGTGGAAAAGACCGGCAAATTCTTGCGCAGCCCCGACGAGGTGGTGCAAGGCGATGCACTCGACATTCGCGTCAAGGATGGTAGTATCGCCGCAACGGTTACCCAATCATTCAAGGAGAATTCATGA
- a CDS encoding LysE family translocator, which produces MTIEGAIGLALATLVFAVIPGPGVTALVAQSLARGFTHGVFWGTGLVMGDFVYLMLAMFGMGWVASQMGEAFIVLKILGAVYLFYLGVRCWLAKPPTGVAEPVVTHRRYSRTLLGGMCVSLSNPKVIAFYCGFLPGFVDMATLTGTDMALVVSIILPIVFLAMVCYAWLAAKGRQAAQSTRLWKIANRSAGAVMIGAGVAVVAE; this is translated from the coding sequence ATGACCATTGAAGGTGCAATAGGCTTGGCTCTCGCCACCCTGGTCTTTGCCGTCATTCCCGGGCCGGGCGTCACCGCGCTCGTTGCCCAGTCCCTGGCCCGAGGCTTCACCCACGGCGTTTTCTGGGGCACCGGCCTTGTCATGGGCGATTTCGTCTATCTCATGCTGGCCATGTTCGGCATGGGCTGGGTCGCCTCCCAGATGGGCGAGGCCTTCATCGTTCTCAAGATCCTTGGCGCGGTTTATCTTTTCTATCTCGGCGTCAGGTGCTGGCTGGCCAAGCCGCCCACCGGGGTCGCCGAGCCGGTCGTCACCCACAGGCGCTACTCCCGCACGCTCTTGGGCGGCATGTGCGTCAGCCTGAGCAATCCCAAGGTCATCGCCTTTTACTGCGGGTTCCTGCCCGGCTTCGTGGATATGGCCACCCTGACTGGAACCGACATGGCGCTGGTGGTTTCCATCATCCTGCCCATCGTGTTCCTGGCCATGGTCTGCTACGCATGGCTGGCCGCCAAGGGGCGTCAGGCCGCGCAGTCCACCAGGTTGTGGAAGATCGCCAACCGTTCCGCCGGGGCTGTCATGATTGGCGCCGGTGTGGCCGTGGTGGCTGAGTGA
- a CDS encoding proline--tRNA ligase, giving the protein MKLSRYYIPTLKEDPAEAEVVSHKLLMRAGMIRKLTSGIYNYLPLGLRSLNKVADIVREEMDNAGAMEVLMPSVQPADLWQETGRWDYYGKELLRFNDRHGRDYCLGPTHEEVITDLVRGEVRSYKQLPVNLYQVQTKFRDEIRPRFGLMRGREFIMKDAYSFDKDEAGAEESYWNMFEAYKKAFTRLGLRFKPVQADSGAIGGDFSHEFMVLADTGEDTIASCKACDFAANLEKARINKPEGGCAEAECPALEEIATPGKHTVEEVCEFLGVDPSALVKTLLFVVDGEPVAALVRGDRELNDAKLRNLIGGDEIDMADEALVRELTGAPVGFAGPQSLKKGVRIVADNELCLGTDWIAGGNKADTHVMHLSLGRDCEIEQYADLRVITESDPCPECNGEIEFTKGIEVGHVFKLGLKYSEKMNATFLDENGKEQFMVMGCYGIGISRIVASAIEQNHDENGAIFPPSIAPFEACLISLGGKDEAVNEKAEDLYAQLKSMGIDVCYDDRKERPGVKFADADLIGYPMQLVLGGKGLQNGIIEAKDRKTGERIELPLDNFAEAFTQWRDSIWQAWGLK; this is encoded by the coding sequence ATGAAATTGTCCCGTTACTATATTCCCACCCTCAAGGAAGATCCGGCCGAAGCCGAGGTCGTCTCCCACAAGCTGCTCATGCGCGCGGGCATGATCCGCAAGCTCACCAGCGGCATCTACAACTACCTGCCGCTGGGCCTGCGCTCGCTGAACAAGGTGGCCGACATCGTCCGCGAGGAAATGGACAACGCAGGGGCCATGGAAGTGCTTATGCCTTCCGTGCAGCCCGCGGACCTCTGGCAGGAAACCGGGCGCTGGGACTATTACGGCAAGGAGCTGCTGCGCTTCAACGACCGCCACGGCCGCGACTACTGTCTCGGACCCACGCACGAAGAGGTTATCACCGATCTGGTGCGCGGCGAGGTTCGTTCCTACAAGCAGCTGCCCGTCAATCTCTACCAGGTGCAGACCAAGTTCCGCGACGAGATCCGCCCCCGCTTCGGGCTCATGCGCGGCCGTGAATTCATCATGAAGGACGCCTATTCCTTCGACAAGGACGAGGCCGGTGCAGAGGAGTCCTACTGGAACATGTTCGAGGCCTACAAGAAGGCCTTCACCCGCCTTGGGCTGCGCTTCAAGCCGGTTCAGGCCGATTCCGGGGCCATTGGCGGCGATTTCTCCCACGAGTTCATGGTGCTGGCCGACACCGGCGAGGACACCATTGCCTCCTGCAAGGCCTGCGACTTTGCGGCCAACCTGGAAAAGGCCCGCATCAACAAGCCCGAAGGCGGCTGCGCCGAGGCCGAGTGCCCGGCGCTGGAAGAGATCGCCACCCCGGGCAAGCACACCGTGGAGGAGGTCTGCGAATTCCTGGGCGTGGATCCGTCCGCGCTGGTCAAGACCTTGCTGTTCGTGGTGGACGGCGAGCCCGTTGCCGCACTGGTGCGTGGCGACCGCGAGCTGAACGACGCCAAGCTGCGCAACCTCATCGGCGGCGACGAGATCGACATGGCCGACGAGGCCCTGGTCAGGGAGCTCACCGGCGCGCCGGTCGGTTTTGCCGGGCCTCAGAGCCTCAAGAAGGGCGTGCGCATCGTGGCCGACAACGAGCTGTGCCTGGGCACGGACTGGATCGCGGGCGGTAACAAGGCCGATACCCACGTGATGCATCTCTCCCTGGGCCGCGACTGCGAAATCGAGCAGTACGCCGACCTGCGCGTCATCACCGAGTCCGATCCCTGCCCCGAGTGCAATGGCGAGATCGAATTCACCAAGGGTATCGAAGTGGGCCACGTGTTCAAGCTGGGCCTCAAGTATTCCGAAAAGATGAACGCCACCTTCCTGGACGAGAACGGCAAGGAGCAGTTCATGGTCATGGGCTGCTACGGCATCGGCATTTCGCGCATCGTGGCCTCGGCCATCGAGCAGAACCACGACGAGAACGGGGCCATTTTCCCGCCCTCCATCGCGCCCTTCGAGGCCTGCCTCATCTCCTTGGGCGGCAAGGACGAGGCCGTGAACGAGAAGGCCGAGGACCTTTACGCCCAGCTGAAATCCATGGGCATCGACGTCTGCTACGACGACCGCAAGGAACGTCCGGGCGTCAAGTTCGCGGATGCGGACCTCATCGGTTATCCCATGCAGCTCGTTCTGGGCGGCAAGGGGCTCCAGAACGGCATTATCGAAGCCAAGGACCGCAAGACCGGCGAGCGCATCGAGCTGCCGCTGGACAATTTCGCCGAGGCCTTCACCCAGTGGCGCGATTCCATCTGGCAGGCCTGGGGTCTGAAGTAA